From Rhabdothermincola sediminis, a single genomic window includes:
- the rimP gene encoding ribosome maturation factor RimP: MSVSERVRAVVEPVVWAQGLELFDLEHAGGVLRVTVDRPGGVDLDTVTATTRAVSRALDDLDPIAGRYTLEVTSPGLERPLRTPAHFRWAVGQRVSLKTGPGFDGPRRLTGELTAATDEDITVVLDEPAGDRRTLALADIERARTVFEWGPGPKPGSPSRGSKHPKPSKSPKTGEVNAP; this comes from the coding sequence ATGAGCGTGAGTGAACGAGTGCGGGCCGTCGTGGAGCCCGTCGTGTGGGCTCAGGGGCTCGAGCTGTTCGACCTCGAGCACGCCGGCGGGGTCCTCCGGGTCACCGTCGATCGGCCGGGTGGGGTCGACCTCGACACGGTGACCGCGACCACTCGAGCGGTGTCGAGGGCGCTCGACGATCTCGATCCCATCGCCGGCCGGTACACCCTCGAGGTCACCAGCCCCGGGCTCGAGCGACCGCTGCGCACCCCCGCGCACTTCCGCTGGGCGGTGGGCCAGCGGGTCTCGCTCAAGACCGGGCCCGGCTTCGACGGGCCCCGGCGCCTCACGGGCGAGCTCACCGCGGCCACCGACGAGGACATCACCGTGGTGCTCGATGAGCCGGCCGGTGACCGCCGGACGCTCGCGCTGGCCGACATCGAGCGGGCGCGCACGGTCTTCGAATGGGGCCCGGGGCCGAAGCCCGGCTCCCCGAGCCGTGGATCGAAGCACCCGAAGCCGTCGAAGTCACCGAAGACAGGAGAGGTCAACGCCCCATGA
- the proS gene encoding proline--tRNA ligase: protein MAGPKDRAPVLTPQAEDFPRWYQDLINKAELADNGPVRGTMVIRPYGYALWERMQAELDARIKAAGAENAYFPLFIPESYLRREAEHVEGFSPELAVVTVAGGKELEEPVVVRPTSETVIGEFMAKWVQSYRDLPLLLNQWANVVRWELRPRVFLRTSEFLWQEGHTAHVSEADARDYAVRILHEVYEDFMVNVLAIPVVVGRKTRKERFAGATNTMTCEAMTGDGKALQMGTSHELGQNFARAFEITYLDEHGTQQLAWTTSWGVSTRMVGGLIMCHGDDRGLCVPPRLAPIQAVVLAVRDEGGVVAEAGRLAEMLGGAGVRARLDDRVALSLGRRATDWELKGVPVRLELGPRDLAAGEVTLVDRLAGIKSAVPLEGVDEAVSDLLEAQQSALLRSATERREARTQDVSGLAEAVEAATTGWARVPWSRLGEEGEAELAERGVTVRCLLRPDGSVPESQDEQGLVAVVARAY from the coding sequence ATGGCCGGACCCAAGGACAGAGCGCCCGTCCTCACCCCGCAGGCCGAGGACTTCCCGCGCTGGTACCAGGACCTCATCAACAAGGCGGAGCTCGCCGACAACGGCCCGGTTCGGGGGACGATGGTGATCCGTCCCTACGGCTACGCGCTCTGGGAGCGGATGCAGGCCGAGCTCGACGCCCGCATCAAGGCCGCGGGGGCCGAGAACGCCTACTTCCCGCTCTTCATCCCGGAGAGCTACCTGCGCCGGGAGGCCGAGCACGTGGAGGGGTTCAGTCCCGAGCTGGCGGTGGTCACCGTGGCGGGCGGCAAGGAGCTCGAGGAGCCGGTGGTGGTGCGGCCCACGAGCGAGACCGTGATCGGTGAGTTCATGGCCAAGTGGGTGCAGAGCTACCGGGACCTGCCGCTGCTGCTCAACCAGTGGGCGAACGTGGTGCGCTGGGAGCTGCGGCCTCGGGTGTTCCTCCGGACCAGCGAGTTCCTCTGGCAGGAAGGTCACACCGCTCACGTCTCCGAGGCCGATGCCAGGGACTACGCGGTGCGCATCCTCCACGAGGTCTACGAGGACTTCATGGTGAACGTGCTCGCGATCCCGGTGGTGGTCGGGCGCAAGACCCGCAAGGAGCGCTTCGCTGGCGCCACCAACACCATGACCTGCGAGGCGATGACCGGGGACGGGAAGGCCCTCCAGATGGGCACCAGTCACGAGCTGGGTCAGAACTTCGCCCGGGCCTTCGAGATCACCTATCTCGACGAGCACGGCACCCAGCAGCTCGCCTGGACCACTTCGTGGGGGGTGTCTACCCGCATGGTCGGCGGTCTGATCATGTGCCACGGCGACGACCGGGGCCTGTGCGTACCCCCCCGCCTGGCTCCCATCCAGGCCGTCGTGCTGGCCGTCCGGGACGAAGGTGGGGTGGTGGCGGAGGCCGGCCGGTTGGCCGAGATGCTCGGCGGGGCAGGGGTGCGGGCCCGCCTCGACGACCGGGTGGCGCTCTCCCTCGGGCGCCGGGCCACCGACTGGGAGCTGAAGGGCGTGCCGGTGCGGCTCGAGCTCGGGCCCCGCGATCTCGCCGCCGGCGAGGTCACCCTGGTCGACCGGTTGGCGGGCATCAAGTCGGCCGTGCCCCTCGAGGGGGTCGACGAGGCGGTCAGCGATCTGCTCGAGGCACAGCAGTCCGCACTCCTGCGGTCCGCCACCGAGAGGCGTGAGGCGCGCACCCAGGATGTCTCGGGCCTCGCCGAGGCGGTGGAGGCCGCGACCACGGGGTGGGCTCGGGTTCCCTGGTCCCGGCTGGGGGAGGAGGGTGAGGCCGAGCTGGCCGAGCGGGGGGTGACGGTCCGGTGCCTACTGCGGCCCGACGGGTCGGTCCCGGAGAGCCAGGATGAGCAGGGGCTCGTCGCCGTGGTCGCCCGGGCGTACTGA
- the ispG gene encoding flavodoxin-dependent (E)-4-hydroxy-3-methylbut-2-enyl-diphosphate synthase, with amino-acid sequence MQHQTRYQRRSTRQIHVGDVAIGGDAPVSVQSMTTTKTADVDGTLAQIYALAAAGCDIVRCTCNEIEAAEGLARIIPRSPVPIIADIHHQYRMALAALEAGVHGLRLNPGNIRRPEHIKAVAREAKDRGVPIRIGVNGGSLDPALYEAHGGVTPEAMVASALQELAYFAEVGFDDVKISVKASNVPLMIDAYRLLSETVDHPLHLGVTEAGPPPGGLVKATAGIATLLAEGIGDTIRYSLTADPVEEARAGRQLLEAMGLRERRGLDLIACPSCGRAEVDVIQVANDAQRAFEALDLPIQVAVMGCVVNGPGEAREADLGIAAGRRRGHLFVKGKVVKVVPEDEMVDALVEWAKLIADGGVEEAMHHADAGAAAEAEADRRALLDEQGADANLSEQRVEVIRNL; translated from the coding sequence ATGCAGCACCAGACCCGGTACCAACGGCGCTCCACCCGCCAGATCCACGTGGGTGACGTGGCCATCGGAGGGGACGCGCCCGTCTCGGTCCAGTCGATGACCACCACCAAGACCGCGGATGTCGACGGCACCCTGGCCCAGATCTACGCGCTCGCCGCCGCGGGCTGCGACATCGTGCGCTGCACGTGCAACGAGATCGAAGCGGCGGAGGGCCTGGCCCGGATCATCCCCCGCTCGCCGGTGCCGATCATCGCCGACATCCACCACCAGTACCGCATGGCCCTCGCCGCCCTGGAGGCCGGTGTGCACGGGCTGCGGCTGAACCCGGGCAACATCCGCCGTCCCGAGCACATCAAGGCCGTGGCCCGGGAGGCCAAGGACCGCGGGGTACCCATCCGCATCGGGGTCAACGGCGGCTCGCTCGACCCCGCGCTCTACGAGGCACACGGTGGGGTCACCCCGGAGGCGATGGTGGCCTCGGCCCTGCAGGAGCTGGCCTACTTCGCCGAGGTGGGCTTCGACGACGTCAAGATCTCGGTGAAGGCCTCGAACGTGCCGCTGATGATCGATGCGTACCGGTTGCTGTCCGAGACCGTCGACCACCCGCTGCACCTCGGCGTCACGGAGGCCGGCCCGCCGCCGGGCGGGCTGGTCAAGGCCACCGCGGGCATCGCCACCCTGCTGGCCGAAGGCATCGGCGACACGATCCGCTACTCGCTGACCGCTGACCCCGTCGAGGAGGCCCGAGCCGGTCGCCAGCTCCTCGAGGCGATGGGCCTGCGTGAGCGCCGGGGCCTGGACCTCATCGCCTGCCCGTCCTGCGGGCGGGCCGAGGTGGACGTCATCCAGGTGGCCAACGATGCCCAGCGGGCCTTCGAAGCGCTGGACCTGCCCATCCAGGTGGCGGTGATGGGTTGCGTGGTGAACGGTCCCGGTGAGGCCCGGGAGGCCGACCTGGGGATCGCGGCGGGCCGCCGGCGCGGTCACCTGTTCGTCAAGGGCAAAGTGGTGAAGGTGGTGCCCGAGGACGAGATGGTCGACGCGCTCGTCGAGTGGGCGAAGCTCATCGCCGACGGTGGTGTGGAGGAGGCGATGCACCACGCTGATGCGGGCGCGGCAGCCGAAGCGGAGGCCGATCGGCGGGCCCTGCTCGACGAGCAGGGGGCAGACGCGAACCTCAGCGAGCAGCGGGTCGAGGTCATCCGCAACCTCTGA